In a single window of the Streptomyces sp. HUAS ZL42 genome:
- a CDS encoding nitrate/nitrite transporter, translating into MSSSSAALPGDPPGGGRAVAVWGVGVSVYFVAVIFRTSLGVAGLDAADRFHVNASALATFSILQLLVYAGMQIPVGLLVDRLGTKKVLGIGVVLFTAGQLGFALSPTYGMALASRALLGCGDAMTFISVLRLGTRWFPARRGPLVAQLAGLAGMAGNLVSTLVLARLLHGVGWTAAFAGSALAGVVVLVLLLLFLKDHPEGHEPEPFPHRGAAYVRRQIAASWREPGTRLGLWVHFTTQFPAMVFLLLWGLPFLVEAQGLSRATAGELLTLVVLANMVIGLVYGQIVARHHGARLPLALGTVGATASVWAVTLFYPADRAPMWLLVVLCAVLGACGPASMIGFDFARPANPAERQGTASGITNMGGFVASMTTLFAVGVLLDVTGDDYTVAFSVVFVLQALGVSQILRLRRRAARRERERLVASRVETVHVPA; encoded by the coding sequence ATGAGCTCCTCCTCGGCCGCGCTGCCGGGAGACCCTCCGGGCGGCGGGCGCGCCGTCGCCGTCTGGGGCGTCGGCGTCTCGGTCTACTTCGTCGCCGTCATCTTCCGTACGTCCCTCGGGGTGGCCGGTCTCGACGCGGCGGACCGTTTCCATGTGAACGCCTCCGCCCTGGCGACGTTCTCGATCCTGCAGCTGCTCGTGTACGCGGGCATGCAGATCCCCGTCGGCCTGCTCGTCGACCGGCTCGGCACGAAGAAGGTGCTGGGCATCGGGGTCGTCCTGTTCACGGCGGGCCAGCTCGGCTTCGCCCTCTCACCCACGTACGGCATGGCGCTCGCCTCGCGCGCGCTGCTCGGATGCGGTGACGCGATGACCTTCATCAGCGTGCTGCGGCTGGGCACGCGCTGGTTCCCGGCCCGGCGCGGGCCCCTGGTCGCGCAGCTCGCGGGGCTGGCCGGGATGGCGGGCAACCTGGTCTCCACGCTCGTACTGGCCCGGCTGCTGCACGGCGTCGGATGGACGGCGGCGTTCGCGGGCAGCGCGCTGGCGGGTGTGGTGGTGCTGGTGCTGCTGCTGTTGTTCCTGAAGGACCACCCCGAGGGGCACGAGCCCGAGCCCTTCCCGCACCGGGGCGCGGCGTACGTGCGCCGGCAGATCGCCGCGTCCTGGCGGGAGCCGGGGACGCGGCTCGGGCTGTGGGTCCACTTCACGACCCAGTTCCCGGCGATGGTCTTCCTGCTGCTGTGGGGGCTGCCGTTCCTGGTGGAGGCCCAGGGGCTGTCGCGGGCCACGGCCGGGGAACTGCTGACCCTCGTCGTGCTGGCCAACATGGTGATCGGGCTGGTGTACGGCCAGATCGTCGCCCGGCACCACGGGGCGCGGCTGCCGCTCGCGCTGGGGACGGTGGGGGCGACGGCCTCGGTATGGGCCGTCACCCTGTTCTACCCCGCCGACCGGGCGCCGATGTGGCTCCTTGTGGTGCTGTGCGCGGTGCTGGGGGCGTGCGGGCCGGCCTCGATGATCGGGTTCGACTTCGCCCGGCCGGCCAATCCCGCGGAGCGGCAGGGGACCGCCTCCGGCATCACCAACATGGGTGGCTTCGTCGCCTCCATGACGACGTTGTTCGCGGTCGGGGTGCTGCTGGATGTGACCGGGGACGACTACACCGTCGCGTTCTCCGTGGTGTTCGTGCTGCAGGCGCTCGGCGTGAGTCAGATTCTGCGGTTGCGGAGGCGGGCGGCCCGGCGGGAGCGGGAGCGGCTGGTCGCCAGCCGGGTGGAGACGGTGCACGTTCCTGCGTGA
- a CDS encoding GntR family transcriptional regulator, producing MPSAPPAPVKPTTKQPPAADRVYTHVKQGVLDRRYEGGTLLTEGELAEAVGVSRTPVREALLRLEVEGLIKLYPKKGALVLPVSAQEIADVVETRLLVEEHAARKAVPAPRGLIERLEELLERQKEQAAAGDLAAAAVTDRCFHAEIVRSGGNEILSRLYDQLRDRQLRMGVAVLHSHPDRIAKGLVEHEEILEALRSGDAEAAVGVVHRHISWFSHLARGEVR from the coding sequence ATGCCGTCCGCCCCACCCGCGCCCGTGAAGCCGACCACCAAGCAACCCCCCGCCGCCGACCGCGTCTACACCCACGTCAAGCAGGGCGTCCTGGACCGCCGTTACGAGGGCGGAACGCTGCTCACCGAAGGAGAGCTCGCCGAGGCGGTCGGGGTGTCACGCACCCCCGTGCGCGAGGCGCTGCTGCGGCTCGAGGTGGAGGGGCTGATCAAGCTCTACCCGAAGAAGGGCGCGCTGGTCCTGCCCGTCTCCGCGCAGGAGATCGCGGACGTGGTGGAGACCCGGCTGCTGGTCGAGGAGCACGCCGCCCGCAAGGCCGTACCCGCGCCCCGCGGGCTCATCGAACGGCTCGAGGAACTGCTCGAGCGGCAGAAGGAACAGGCCGCCGCCGGTGACCTGGCCGCGGCCGCCGTCACCGACCGCTGCTTCCACGCGGAGATCGTCCGCAGCGGCGGCAACGAGATCCTTTCGCGGCTGTACGACCAACTCCGCGACCGCCAGCTGCGCATGGGAGTCGCCGTCCTGCACTCCCACCCCGACCGGATCGCCAAGGGCCTCGTCGAGCACGAGGAGATCCTCGAAGCGCTGCGCTCCGGCGACGCGGAGGCGGCCGTCGGAGTGGTGCACCGGCACATCAGCTGGTTCTCGCACCTGGCGCGGGGTGAGGTCCGATGA